Proteins from one Chaetodon auriga isolate fChaAug3 chromosome 19, fChaAug3.hap1, whole genome shotgun sequence genomic window:
- the grin1a gene encoding glutamate receptor ionotropic, NMDA 1a isoform X1: protein MRLFLLAVLFSCSCARAGCEPKIVNIGAVLSQKRYEQVFKDAVTQANQVYGRDKFKLTAISVTHKPNAIQMALSVCEDLISSQVYAILVSHPPQSNDHLTPTPVSYTAGFYRIPVVGLTTRMSIYSDKSIHLSFLRTVPPYSHQAHVWFDLMREFNWNHIILIVSDDHEGRAAQKRLETLLEERETKNKKRNYENLDQLSYDNKRGPKAEKVLQFSQETNLTALLLEAKELEARVIILSASEEDAAAVYKAARFLNMTGSGYVWLVGEREMSGKALSEAPDGLIGLQLINGKNESAHINDAVAVVAQSIQELFEKENITEPPRGCVGNTNIWKTGPLFKRVLMSSKYPEGLTGRVEFNDDGDRKYAHYSILNYQKSRLIQVGIYNGTQVVMNNQRKIIWPGGETEKPQGFQMSTRLKIVTIHQEPFVYVKPTQPDGTCKEEMTLNGVLIKKVICTGPNETIPGNTSGRPIVPQCCYGFCIDLLIKLAMTMNFTYEVHLVADGKFGTQERVNNSNKKEWNGMMGELLGGLADMIVAPLTINNERAQYIEFSKPFKYQGLTILVKKEIPRSTLDSFMQPFQSTLWLLVGLSVHVVAVMLYLLDRFSPFGRFKVNSEEEEEDALTLSSAMWFSWGVLLNSGIGEGAPRSFSARILGMVWAGFAMIIVASYTANLAAFLVLDRPEERITGINDPRLRNPSDKFIYATVKQSSVDIYFRRQVELSTMYRHMEKHNYESAAEAIQAVRDNKLHAFIWDSAVLEFEASQKCDLVTTGELFFRSGFGIGMRKDSPWKQNVSLAILSSHENGFMEDLDKTWVRYQECDSRSNAPATLTFENMAGVFMLVAGGIAAGIFLIFIEIAYKRHKDARRKQMQLAFAAVNVWRKNLQPSSSLETQDDRKSGRAEPDPKKKASFRSISTTLASSIKRRRSSKDTQYPPTDITGQLNLSDPSVSTVV from the exons ATGCGTCTGTTTCTGCTGGCGGTGCTCTTCTCGTGCTCCTGCGCGCGGGCCGGCTGCGAGCCGAAAATCGTGAACATCGGGGCCGTCCTGAGCCAGAAGAGGTACGAGCAGGTCTTCAAAGATGCCGTAACCCAGGCCAACCAGGTCTACGGCAGGGATAAATTCAAGCTGACCGCGATCTCGGTAACACACAAGCCCAACGCCATCCAGATGGCTCTCTCCGTCTGCGAGGACCTCATCTCCAGTCAG GTCTATGCTATCCTGGTGAGTCACCCTCCCCAGTCCAATGACCACCTCACTCCAACGCCTGTCTCCTACACTGCAGGCTTCTACCGCATCCCTGTGGTGGGGCTCACCACCCGCATGTCCATCTACTCAGACAAG AGTATCCACCTGTCCTTTCTGCGGACAGTCCCTCCCTACTCCCACCAGGCGCACGTGTGGTTCGACCTGATGCGAGAGTTCAACTGGAACCACATCATCCTGATAGTGAGCGACGACCACGAGGGGCGGGCTGCTCAAAAGAGGCTCGAGACCCTCTTGGAGGAGCGGGAAACAAAG aataaaaaaaggaaCTATGAAAACCTCGACCAACTGTCCTATGACAACAAGCGAGGACCTAAG GCAGAGAAAGTCCTCCAGTTCAGCCAGGAGACTAACTTAACTGCCCTGCTGCTGGAGGCGAAAGAGCTGGAGGCCCGAGTCATCATCCTGTCCGCCAG TGAGGAAGACGCTGCCGCAGTGTACAAGGCTGCCCGCTTCCTCAACATGACGGGCTCGGGCTACGTGTGGCTGGTGGGCGAGCGGGAGATGTCGGGTAAAGCCCTGAGCGAGGCGCCAGACG GTCTGATCGGCCTCCAGCTCATCAACGGGAAGAATGAGTCAGCACATATCAATGATGCCGTGGCCGTGGTGGCGCAGTCCATCCAGGAGCTCTTCGAGAAGGAGAATATCACCGAACCCCCCAGAGGATGCGTGGGCAACACCAACATCTGGAAAACAGGGCCGCTCTTTAAACG GGTGCTGATGTCATCTAAATACCCAGAGGGCCTCACAGGACGCGTTGAGTTCAATGATGACGGAGACAGGAAGTATGCCCACTACAGTATACTCAACTACCAGAAGAGTCGACTCATTCAAGTCGGCATATATAATGGAACGCAG GTGGTAATGAACAATCAGCGGAAGATCATCTGGCCCGGAGGAGAGACCGAGAAACCACAGGGCTTCCAGATGTCCACTCGATTAAAG ATAGTGACGATACACCAGGAGCCATTTGTGTATGTGAAACCCACTCAGCCGGATGGAACATGCAAGGAGGAAATGACATTAAATGGAGTCTTAATTAAAAAGGTTATCTGCACTGGGCCCAATGAGACCATCCCAGGTAACACATCAGG ACGCCCAATTGTGCCCCAGTGTTGTTACGGCTTCTGTATTGATCTCCTGATCAAGTTGGCTATGACCATGAACTTTACGTACGAGGTGCACCTGGTGGCTGATGGGAAATTCGGAACTCAGGAGCGG GTAAACAACAGTAACAAGAAAGAGTGGAATGGCATGATGGGAGAGCTCCTAGGGGGCCTGGCTGACATGATTGTGGCCCCGCTGACTATAAACAACGAACGAGCCCAGTACATCGAGTTCTCCAAACCCTTTAAATATCAAGGCCTCACCATCCTTGTTAAAAAG gaaatCCCTCGCAGTACACTGGACTCGTTCATGCAGCCTTTCCAAAGCACGCTGTGGCTGCTGGTGGGTCTTTCGGTGCATGTGGTGGCGGTGATGCTTTACCTACTAGACCGGTTCAG CCCGTTTGGAAGATTTAAAGtaaacagtgaagaagaagaagaagatgccCTCACCTTGTCATCTGCTATGTGGTTCTCCTGGGGAGTGTTGCTGAACTCTGGAATAGGAGAAG GTGCGCCGCGCAGCTTCTCAGCGAGAATCCTGGGTATGGTGTGGGCCGGCTTTGCCATGATCATTGTAGCTTCTTACACGGCTAACCTGGCTGCCTTCCTGGTGTTGGACCGGCCTGAGGAACGCATCACCGGCATCAATGACCCAAGG CTGAGAAACCCATCGGACAAGTTCATCTACGCCACGGTGAAGCAAAGCTCCGTGGACATCTATTTCCGGCGGCAGGTGGAGCTTAGCACCATGTACCGCCACATGGAGAAGCACAACTATGAGAGTGCCGCCGAGGCTATCCAGGCCGTGCGTGACAA cAAGCTGCATGCTTTCATCTGGGACTCTGCGGTGCTGGAGTTTGAAGCCTCGCAGAAGTGCGACCTGGTGACCACGGGAGAGCTGTTTTTCCGTTCGGGCTTTGGCATAGGCATGCGCAAGGACAGCCCCTGGAAACAGAATGTGTCCCTGGCCATTCTCAG TTCTCATGAGAATGGCTTCATGGAAGACCTAGATAAAACCTGGGTGAGATACCAGGAGTGTGACTCAAGGAGCAATGCCCCAGCCACACTCACCTTTGAAAACATGGCAG GGGTCTTCATGCTGGTGGCTGGAGGCATAGCAGCAGGgatcttcctcatcttcattgAAATTGCCTATAAGCGCCATAAAGACGCCCGCAGGAAGCAGATGCAGCTGGCCTTTGCGGCCGTCAATGTCTGGAGGAAGAACCTGCAG
- the grin1a gene encoding glutamate receptor ionotropic, NMDA 1a isoform X6 encodes MRLFLLAVLFSCSCARAGCEPKIVNIGAVLSQKRYEQVFKDAVTQANQVYGRDKFKLTAISVTHKPNAIQMALSVCEDLISSQVYAILVSHPPQSNDHLTPTPVSYTAGFYRIPVVGLTTRMSIYSDKSIHLSFLRTVPPYSHQAHVWFDLMREFNWNHIILIVSDDHEGRAAQKRLETLLEERETKAEKVLQFSQETNLTALLLEAKELEARVIILSASEEDAAAVYKAARFLNMTGSGYVWLVGEREMSGKALSEAPDGLIGLQLINGKNESAHINDAVAVVAQSIQELFEKENITEPPRGCVGNTNIWKTGPLFKRVLMSSKYPEGLTGRVEFNDDGDRKYAHYSILNYQKSRLIQVGIYNGTQVVMNNQRKIIWPGGETEKPQGFQMSTRLKIVTIHQEPFVYVKPTQPDGTCKEEMTLNGVLIKKVICTGPNETIPGRPIVPQCCYGFCIDLLIKLAMTMNFTYEVHLVADGKFGTQERVNNSNKKEWNGMMGELLGGLADMIVAPLTINNERAQYIEFSKPFKYQGLTILVKKEIPRSTLDSFMQPFQSTLWLLVGLSVHVVAVMLYLLDRFSPFGRFKVNSEEEEEDALTLSSAMWFSWGVLLNSGIGEGAPRSFSARILGMVWAGFAMIIVASYTANLAAFLVLDRPEERITGINDPRLRNPSDKFIYATVKQSSVDIYFRRQVELSTMYRHMEKHNYESAAEAIQAVRDNKLHAFIWDSAVLEFEASQKCDLVTTGELFFRSGFGIGMRKDSPWKQNVSLAILSSHENGFMEDLDKTWVRYQECDSRSNAPATLTFENMAGVFMLVAGGIAAGIFLIFIEIAYKRHKDARRKQMQLAFAAVNVWRKNLQPSSSLETQDDRKSGRAEPDPKKKASFRSISTTLASSIKRRRSSKDTQYPPTDITGQLNLSDPSVSTVV; translated from the exons ATGCGTCTGTTTCTGCTGGCGGTGCTCTTCTCGTGCTCCTGCGCGCGGGCCGGCTGCGAGCCGAAAATCGTGAACATCGGGGCCGTCCTGAGCCAGAAGAGGTACGAGCAGGTCTTCAAAGATGCCGTAACCCAGGCCAACCAGGTCTACGGCAGGGATAAATTCAAGCTGACCGCGATCTCGGTAACACACAAGCCCAACGCCATCCAGATGGCTCTCTCCGTCTGCGAGGACCTCATCTCCAGTCAG GTCTATGCTATCCTGGTGAGTCACCCTCCCCAGTCCAATGACCACCTCACTCCAACGCCTGTCTCCTACACTGCAGGCTTCTACCGCATCCCTGTGGTGGGGCTCACCACCCGCATGTCCATCTACTCAGACAAG AGTATCCACCTGTCCTTTCTGCGGACAGTCCCTCCCTACTCCCACCAGGCGCACGTGTGGTTCGACCTGATGCGAGAGTTCAACTGGAACCACATCATCCTGATAGTGAGCGACGACCACGAGGGGCGGGCTGCTCAAAAGAGGCTCGAGACCCTCTTGGAGGAGCGGGAAACAAAG GCAGAGAAAGTCCTCCAGTTCAGCCAGGAGACTAACTTAACTGCCCTGCTGCTGGAGGCGAAAGAGCTGGAGGCCCGAGTCATCATCCTGTCCGCCAG TGAGGAAGACGCTGCCGCAGTGTACAAGGCTGCCCGCTTCCTCAACATGACGGGCTCGGGCTACGTGTGGCTGGTGGGCGAGCGGGAGATGTCGGGTAAAGCCCTGAGCGAGGCGCCAGACG GTCTGATCGGCCTCCAGCTCATCAACGGGAAGAATGAGTCAGCACATATCAATGATGCCGTGGCCGTGGTGGCGCAGTCCATCCAGGAGCTCTTCGAGAAGGAGAATATCACCGAACCCCCCAGAGGATGCGTGGGCAACACCAACATCTGGAAAACAGGGCCGCTCTTTAAACG GGTGCTGATGTCATCTAAATACCCAGAGGGCCTCACAGGACGCGTTGAGTTCAATGATGACGGAGACAGGAAGTATGCCCACTACAGTATACTCAACTACCAGAAGAGTCGACTCATTCAAGTCGGCATATATAATGGAACGCAG GTGGTAATGAACAATCAGCGGAAGATCATCTGGCCCGGAGGAGAGACCGAGAAACCACAGGGCTTCCAGATGTCCACTCGATTAAAG ATAGTGACGATACACCAGGAGCCATTTGTGTATGTGAAACCCACTCAGCCGGATGGAACATGCAAGGAGGAAATGACATTAAATGGAGTCTTAATTAAAAAGGTTATCTGCACTGGGCCCAATGAGACCATCCCAG GACGCCCAATTGTGCCCCAGTGTTGTTACGGCTTCTGTATTGATCTCCTGATCAAGTTGGCTATGACCATGAACTTTACGTACGAGGTGCACCTGGTGGCTGATGGGAAATTCGGAACTCAGGAGCGG GTAAACAACAGTAACAAGAAAGAGTGGAATGGCATGATGGGAGAGCTCCTAGGGGGCCTGGCTGACATGATTGTGGCCCCGCTGACTATAAACAACGAACGAGCCCAGTACATCGAGTTCTCCAAACCCTTTAAATATCAAGGCCTCACCATCCTTGTTAAAAAG gaaatCCCTCGCAGTACACTGGACTCGTTCATGCAGCCTTTCCAAAGCACGCTGTGGCTGCTGGTGGGTCTTTCGGTGCATGTGGTGGCGGTGATGCTTTACCTACTAGACCGGTTCAG CCCGTTTGGAAGATTTAAAGtaaacagtgaagaagaagaagaagatgccCTCACCTTGTCATCTGCTATGTGGTTCTCCTGGGGAGTGTTGCTGAACTCTGGAATAGGAGAAG GTGCGCCGCGCAGCTTCTCAGCGAGAATCCTGGGTATGGTGTGGGCCGGCTTTGCCATGATCATTGTAGCTTCTTACACGGCTAACCTGGCTGCCTTCCTGGTGTTGGACCGGCCTGAGGAACGCATCACCGGCATCAATGACCCAAGG CTGAGAAACCCATCGGACAAGTTCATCTACGCCACGGTGAAGCAAAGCTCCGTGGACATCTATTTCCGGCGGCAGGTGGAGCTTAGCACCATGTACCGCCACATGGAGAAGCACAACTATGAGAGTGCCGCCGAGGCTATCCAGGCCGTGCGTGACAA cAAGCTGCATGCTTTCATCTGGGACTCTGCGGTGCTGGAGTTTGAAGCCTCGCAGAAGTGCGACCTGGTGACCACGGGAGAGCTGTTTTTCCGTTCGGGCTTTGGCATAGGCATGCGCAAGGACAGCCCCTGGAAACAGAATGTGTCCCTGGCCATTCTCAG TTCTCATGAGAATGGCTTCATGGAAGACCTAGATAAAACCTGGGTGAGATACCAGGAGTGTGACTCAAGGAGCAATGCCCCAGCCACACTCACCTTTGAAAACATGGCAG GGGTCTTCATGCTGGTGGCTGGAGGCATAGCAGCAGGgatcttcctcatcttcattgAAATTGCCTATAAGCGCCATAAAGACGCCCGCAGGAAGCAGATGCAGCTGGCCTTTGCGGCCGTCAATGTCTGGAGGAAGAACCTGCAG
- the grin1a gene encoding glutamate receptor ionotropic, NMDA 1a isoform X2, translating into MRLFLLAVLFSCSCARAGCEPKIVNIGAVLSQKRYEQVFKDAVTQANQVYGRDKFKLTAISVTHKPNAIQMALSVCEDLISSQVYAILVSHPPQSNDHLTPTPVSYTAGFYRIPVVGLTTRMSIYSDKSIHLSFLRTVPPYSHQAHVWFDLMREFNWNHIILIVSDDHEGRAAQKRLETLLEERETKNKKRNYENLDQLSYDNKRGPKAEKVLQFSQETNLTALLLEAKELEARVIILSASEEDAAAVYKAARFLNMTGSGYVWLVGEREMSGKALSEAPDGLIGLQLINGKNESAHINDAVAVVAQSIQELFEKENITEPPRGCVGNTNIWKTGPLFKRVLMSSKYPEGLTGRVEFNDDGDRKYAHYSILNYQKSRLIQVGIYNGTQVVMNNQRKIIWPGGETEKPQGFQMSTRLKIVTIHQEPFVYVKPTQPDGTCKEEMTLNGVLIKKVICTGPNETIPGRPIVPQCCYGFCIDLLIKLAMTMNFTYEVHLVADGKFGTQERVNNSNKKEWNGMMGELLGGLADMIVAPLTINNERAQYIEFSKPFKYQGLTILVKKEIPRSTLDSFMQPFQSTLWLLVGLSVHVVAVMLYLLDRFSPFGRFKVNSEEEEEDALTLSSAMWFSWGVLLNSGIGEGAPRSFSARILGMVWAGFAMIIVASYTANLAAFLVLDRPEERITGINDPRLRNPSDKFIYATVKQSSVDIYFRRQVELSTMYRHMEKHNYESAAEAIQAVRDNKLHAFIWDSAVLEFEASQKCDLVTTGELFFRSGFGIGMRKDSPWKQNVSLAILSSHENGFMEDLDKTWVRYQECDSRSNAPATLTFENMAGVFMLVAGGIAAGIFLIFIEIAYKRHKDARRKQMQLAFAAVNVWRKNLQPSSSLETQDDRKSGRAEPDPKKKASFRSISTTLASSIKRRRSSKDTQYPPTDITGQLNLSDPSVSTVV; encoded by the exons ATGCGTCTGTTTCTGCTGGCGGTGCTCTTCTCGTGCTCCTGCGCGCGGGCCGGCTGCGAGCCGAAAATCGTGAACATCGGGGCCGTCCTGAGCCAGAAGAGGTACGAGCAGGTCTTCAAAGATGCCGTAACCCAGGCCAACCAGGTCTACGGCAGGGATAAATTCAAGCTGACCGCGATCTCGGTAACACACAAGCCCAACGCCATCCAGATGGCTCTCTCCGTCTGCGAGGACCTCATCTCCAGTCAG GTCTATGCTATCCTGGTGAGTCACCCTCCCCAGTCCAATGACCACCTCACTCCAACGCCTGTCTCCTACACTGCAGGCTTCTACCGCATCCCTGTGGTGGGGCTCACCACCCGCATGTCCATCTACTCAGACAAG AGTATCCACCTGTCCTTTCTGCGGACAGTCCCTCCCTACTCCCACCAGGCGCACGTGTGGTTCGACCTGATGCGAGAGTTCAACTGGAACCACATCATCCTGATAGTGAGCGACGACCACGAGGGGCGGGCTGCTCAAAAGAGGCTCGAGACCCTCTTGGAGGAGCGGGAAACAAAG aataaaaaaaggaaCTATGAAAACCTCGACCAACTGTCCTATGACAACAAGCGAGGACCTAAG GCAGAGAAAGTCCTCCAGTTCAGCCAGGAGACTAACTTAACTGCCCTGCTGCTGGAGGCGAAAGAGCTGGAGGCCCGAGTCATCATCCTGTCCGCCAG TGAGGAAGACGCTGCCGCAGTGTACAAGGCTGCCCGCTTCCTCAACATGACGGGCTCGGGCTACGTGTGGCTGGTGGGCGAGCGGGAGATGTCGGGTAAAGCCCTGAGCGAGGCGCCAGACG GTCTGATCGGCCTCCAGCTCATCAACGGGAAGAATGAGTCAGCACATATCAATGATGCCGTGGCCGTGGTGGCGCAGTCCATCCAGGAGCTCTTCGAGAAGGAGAATATCACCGAACCCCCCAGAGGATGCGTGGGCAACACCAACATCTGGAAAACAGGGCCGCTCTTTAAACG GGTGCTGATGTCATCTAAATACCCAGAGGGCCTCACAGGACGCGTTGAGTTCAATGATGACGGAGACAGGAAGTATGCCCACTACAGTATACTCAACTACCAGAAGAGTCGACTCATTCAAGTCGGCATATATAATGGAACGCAG GTGGTAATGAACAATCAGCGGAAGATCATCTGGCCCGGAGGAGAGACCGAGAAACCACAGGGCTTCCAGATGTCCACTCGATTAAAG ATAGTGACGATACACCAGGAGCCATTTGTGTATGTGAAACCCACTCAGCCGGATGGAACATGCAAGGAGGAAATGACATTAAATGGAGTCTTAATTAAAAAGGTTATCTGCACTGGGCCCAATGAGACCATCCCAG GACGCCCAATTGTGCCCCAGTGTTGTTACGGCTTCTGTATTGATCTCCTGATCAAGTTGGCTATGACCATGAACTTTACGTACGAGGTGCACCTGGTGGCTGATGGGAAATTCGGAACTCAGGAGCGG GTAAACAACAGTAACAAGAAAGAGTGGAATGGCATGATGGGAGAGCTCCTAGGGGGCCTGGCTGACATGATTGTGGCCCCGCTGACTATAAACAACGAACGAGCCCAGTACATCGAGTTCTCCAAACCCTTTAAATATCAAGGCCTCACCATCCTTGTTAAAAAG gaaatCCCTCGCAGTACACTGGACTCGTTCATGCAGCCTTTCCAAAGCACGCTGTGGCTGCTGGTGGGTCTTTCGGTGCATGTGGTGGCGGTGATGCTTTACCTACTAGACCGGTTCAG CCCGTTTGGAAGATTTAAAGtaaacagtgaagaagaagaagaagatgccCTCACCTTGTCATCTGCTATGTGGTTCTCCTGGGGAGTGTTGCTGAACTCTGGAATAGGAGAAG GTGCGCCGCGCAGCTTCTCAGCGAGAATCCTGGGTATGGTGTGGGCCGGCTTTGCCATGATCATTGTAGCTTCTTACACGGCTAACCTGGCTGCCTTCCTGGTGTTGGACCGGCCTGAGGAACGCATCACCGGCATCAATGACCCAAGG CTGAGAAACCCATCGGACAAGTTCATCTACGCCACGGTGAAGCAAAGCTCCGTGGACATCTATTTCCGGCGGCAGGTGGAGCTTAGCACCATGTACCGCCACATGGAGAAGCACAACTATGAGAGTGCCGCCGAGGCTATCCAGGCCGTGCGTGACAA cAAGCTGCATGCTTTCATCTGGGACTCTGCGGTGCTGGAGTTTGAAGCCTCGCAGAAGTGCGACCTGGTGACCACGGGAGAGCTGTTTTTCCGTTCGGGCTTTGGCATAGGCATGCGCAAGGACAGCCCCTGGAAACAGAATGTGTCCCTGGCCATTCTCAG TTCTCATGAGAATGGCTTCATGGAAGACCTAGATAAAACCTGGGTGAGATACCAGGAGTGTGACTCAAGGAGCAATGCCCCAGCCACACTCACCTTTGAAAACATGGCAG GGGTCTTCATGCTGGTGGCTGGAGGCATAGCAGCAGGgatcttcctcatcttcattgAAATTGCCTATAAGCGCCATAAAGACGCCCGCAGGAAGCAGATGCAGCTGGCCTTTGCGGCCGTCAATGTCTGGAGGAAGAACCTGCAG
- the grin1a gene encoding glutamate receptor ionotropic, NMDA 1a isoform X4 has protein sequence MRLFLLAVLFSCSCARAGCEPKIVNIGAVLSQKRYEQVFKDAVTQANQVYGRDKFKLTAISVTHKPNAIQMALSVCEDLISSQVYAILVSHPPQSNDHLTPTPVSYTAGFYRIPVVGLTTRMSIYSDKSIHLSFLRTVPPYSHQAHVWFDLMREFNWNHIILIVSDDHEGRAAQKRLETLLEERETKNKKRNYENLDQLSYDNKRGPKAEKVLQFSQETNLTALLLEAKELEARVIILSASEEDAAAVYKAARFLNMTGSGYVWLVGEREMSGKALSEAPDGLIGLQLINGKNESAHINDAVAVVAQSIQELFEKENITEPPRGCVGNTNIWKTGPLFKRVLMSSKYPEGLTGRVEFNDDGDRKYAHYSILNYQKSRLIQVGIYNGTQVVMNNQRKIIWPGGETEKPQGFQMSTRLKIVTIHQEPFVYVKPTQPDGTCKEEMTLNGVLIKKVICTGPNETIPGRPIVPQCCYGFCIDLLIKLAMTMNFTYEVHLVADGKFGTQERVNNSNKKEWNGMMGELLGGLADMIVAPLTINNERAQYIEFSKPFKYQGLTILVKKEIPRSTLDSFMQPFQSTLWLLVGLSVHVVAVMLYLLDRFSPFGRFKVNSEEEEEDALTLSSAMWFSWGVLLNSGIGEGAPRSFSARILGMVWAGFAMIIVASYTANLAAFLVLDRPEERITGINDPRLRNPSDKFIYATVKQSSVDIYFRRQVELSTMYRHMEKHNYESAAEAIQAVRDNKLHAFIWDSAVLEFEASQKCDLVTTGELFFRSGFGIGMRKDSPWKQNVSLAILSSHENGFMEDLDKTWVRYQECDSRSNAPATLTFENMAGVFMLVAGGIAAGIFLIFIEIAYKRHKDARRKQMQLAFAAVNVWRKNLQDRKSGRAEPDPKKKASFRSISTTLASSIKRRRSSKDTQYPPTDITGQLNLSDPSVSTVV, from the exons ATGCGTCTGTTTCTGCTGGCGGTGCTCTTCTCGTGCTCCTGCGCGCGGGCCGGCTGCGAGCCGAAAATCGTGAACATCGGGGCCGTCCTGAGCCAGAAGAGGTACGAGCAGGTCTTCAAAGATGCCGTAACCCAGGCCAACCAGGTCTACGGCAGGGATAAATTCAAGCTGACCGCGATCTCGGTAACACACAAGCCCAACGCCATCCAGATGGCTCTCTCCGTCTGCGAGGACCTCATCTCCAGTCAG GTCTATGCTATCCTGGTGAGTCACCCTCCCCAGTCCAATGACCACCTCACTCCAACGCCTGTCTCCTACACTGCAGGCTTCTACCGCATCCCTGTGGTGGGGCTCACCACCCGCATGTCCATCTACTCAGACAAG AGTATCCACCTGTCCTTTCTGCGGACAGTCCCTCCCTACTCCCACCAGGCGCACGTGTGGTTCGACCTGATGCGAGAGTTCAACTGGAACCACATCATCCTGATAGTGAGCGACGACCACGAGGGGCGGGCTGCTCAAAAGAGGCTCGAGACCCTCTTGGAGGAGCGGGAAACAAAG aataaaaaaaggaaCTATGAAAACCTCGACCAACTGTCCTATGACAACAAGCGAGGACCTAAG GCAGAGAAAGTCCTCCAGTTCAGCCAGGAGACTAACTTAACTGCCCTGCTGCTGGAGGCGAAAGAGCTGGAGGCCCGAGTCATCATCCTGTCCGCCAG TGAGGAAGACGCTGCCGCAGTGTACAAGGCTGCCCGCTTCCTCAACATGACGGGCTCGGGCTACGTGTGGCTGGTGGGCGAGCGGGAGATGTCGGGTAAAGCCCTGAGCGAGGCGCCAGACG GTCTGATCGGCCTCCAGCTCATCAACGGGAAGAATGAGTCAGCACATATCAATGATGCCGTGGCCGTGGTGGCGCAGTCCATCCAGGAGCTCTTCGAGAAGGAGAATATCACCGAACCCCCCAGAGGATGCGTGGGCAACACCAACATCTGGAAAACAGGGCCGCTCTTTAAACG GGTGCTGATGTCATCTAAATACCCAGAGGGCCTCACAGGACGCGTTGAGTTCAATGATGACGGAGACAGGAAGTATGCCCACTACAGTATACTCAACTACCAGAAGAGTCGACTCATTCAAGTCGGCATATATAATGGAACGCAG GTGGTAATGAACAATCAGCGGAAGATCATCTGGCCCGGAGGAGAGACCGAGAAACCACAGGGCTTCCAGATGTCCACTCGATTAAAG ATAGTGACGATACACCAGGAGCCATTTGTGTATGTGAAACCCACTCAGCCGGATGGAACATGCAAGGAGGAAATGACATTAAATGGAGTCTTAATTAAAAAGGTTATCTGCACTGGGCCCAATGAGACCATCCCAG GACGCCCAATTGTGCCCCAGTGTTGTTACGGCTTCTGTATTGATCTCCTGATCAAGTTGGCTATGACCATGAACTTTACGTACGAGGTGCACCTGGTGGCTGATGGGAAATTCGGAACTCAGGAGCGG GTAAACAACAGTAACAAGAAAGAGTGGAATGGCATGATGGGAGAGCTCCTAGGGGGCCTGGCTGACATGATTGTGGCCCCGCTGACTATAAACAACGAACGAGCCCAGTACATCGAGTTCTCCAAACCCTTTAAATATCAAGGCCTCACCATCCTTGTTAAAAAG gaaatCCCTCGCAGTACACTGGACTCGTTCATGCAGCCTTTCCAAAGCACGCTGTGGCTGCTGGTGGGTCTTTCGGTGCATGTGGTGGCGGTGATGCTTTACCTACTAGACCGGTTCAG CCCGTTTGGAAGATTTAAAGtaaacagtgaagaagaagaagaagatgccCTCACCTTGTCATCTGCTATGTGGTTCTCCTGGGGAGTGTTGCTGAACTCTGGAATAGGAGAAG GTGCGCCGCGCAGCTTCTCAGCGAGAATCCTGGGTATGGTGTGGGCCGGCTTTGCCATGATCATTGTAGCTTCTTACACGGCTAACCTGGCTGCCTTCCTGGTGTTGGACCGGCCTGAGGAACGCATCACCGGCATCAATGACCCAAGG CTGAGAAACCCATCGGACAAGTTCATCTACGCCACGGTGAAGCAAAGCTCCGTGGACATCTATTTCCGGCGGCAGGTGGAGCTTAGCACCATGTACCGCCACATGGAGAAGCACAACTATGAGAGTGCCGCCGAGGCTATCCAGGCCGTGCGTGACAA cAAGCTGCATGCTTTCATCTGGGACTCTGCGGTGCTGGAGTTTGAAGCCTCGCAGAAGTGCGACCTGGTGACCACGGGAGAGCTGTTTTTCCGTTCGGGCTTTGGCATAGGCATGCGCAAGGACAGCCCCTGGAAACAGAATGTGTCCCTGGCCATTCTCAG TTCTCATGAGAATGGCTTCATGGAAGACCTAGATAAAACCTGGGTGAGATACCAGGAGTGTGACTCAAGGAGCAATGCCCCAGCCACACTCACCTTTGAAAACATGGCAG GGGTCTTCATGCTGGTGGCTGGAGGCATAGCAGCAGGgatcttcctcatcttcattgAAATTGCCTATAAGCGCCATAAAGACGCCCGCAGGAAGCAGATGCAGCTGGCCTTTGCGGCCGTCAATGTCTGGAGGAAGAACCTGCAG